The Streptomyces sp. NBC_00597 DNA segment GTGTTCGCGCTCCAGCTCGGCCGCCTCCGCGTCGGAGTACTGCGGCCCGATGGGCTTGCTCGGCGCGTCGAACGCCGGGTCGGACGGATCGACCTCGGTGATCGTCAGCACCGTCGCCACCGACTGCGTCGGCCCGAGCCGGTTGCGCAGCTCCAGCTCGATCAGGTAGCCGACCATGCCCTGCGTCTCCGCACCCAGCACATCGAGAGGGTACGGAGGTACCGGCTTGTATGCGGCCCCCTCCAGCGCCAGCAGACCGATCTGCGGGCCGTTGCCGTGCGAGACGATCAGATCCACGCCCGCCGCGATCTTCGCCAGCTGCGCGCAGGCTACCGCCACGTTCACCCGCTGGTTCTCGCTCGTCATCGCCTCACCGCGGCGCAGCAGCGCGTTGCCGCCGAGTGCCACCGCCACACGACGCGCCCGTGCCGCGCCCGGCGTGGGCGCGGTGCCCGGGCCGGAAGCGGTCCGCACCGTTACCTCCATGGCGGCACCTCGGTGGGCGGCACCATGTGTCGACGCTGCGCCCGGTCTACCGGTAGACCGGTAGACCGGTAGGCCGCACAGCAGGGCCGCCGCGGCCAGCAGGAACGGCGCCCAGTAGCCCCACGAGGTGCGGCTGGTGTCGCGCGAGTACCAGATGAACAGGATCGAGAACACCAGCGAGAGCACCGCGATCACCATGTCGCGGCGAAGCGGGCGCCCTGTAGTTGCCGCCGGTCTGCCAGCCGCCACTTGATCTGCGCTCCGGCGGACAGTGCGTAGGGGATGGCGGCCGTGATGCCCGTCATCAGCACCAGCGTGGTGAACGCCGTGGTGCCGCCGGACCCGGAGTAGTTCACGATCACCGCGACGGACGCCAGCGCGGTCGAGGTGACCACTCCGAACGCCGGCACGCCCTTGGCGGACAGCTGCTTGAACCGCGCGGGCAGCAGCCCGTCCTGCGCCGCCGCGAGCGGCATCTCCGCGCAGATCATCGTCCAGACGCTCAACGCGCCGAGCCCGGAGACGATCACGGCGACGGCCATGATGTTCCCGGCCCAGCTCCCGCCGAAGATCGCATTGGCGGCGTCCGAGAACGGCGCGGTGGAATTCTTCAGCTGCTGGGCCGGCAGGATTCCGAACACCGCGACCAGGGAGAGCACGTACACCACGGCCGTGGCCAGCGTCCCGATCACGGTGGGGCGTGGAATGTTGCGGTCCGGGTCGCGCACCTTGCCCGCGGCCACCGCCACGGTCTCCACCCCGAGGTATCTGAACAGGCCGATCGGCATGCCGCCGCCGATCGCCGCCGCCGTGCTCTCGCCGCTGATATTCGCCGGGCTGTAATTCGCCCCGTGCACGAAGAACAGCCCGACGGTCGCCATGAACGCCAGCGCCGCGAACTTCAGCACCGTGGTGACCACCTGGACCAGGCCCATCTGCCGCGCCCCGGCGAGGTTCACCAACGCGGGCAGCCACAGCCCGACCAGAACCAGCAGGACCGAGACGAACCGGTTGTGCCCTTTGTTCAGGAACACCTCGACGTACAGCACCCAGCCGACCGCGATCGCCGCGTTGCCCGCCCAAGCGGTGATCCAGTACGACCACGCACTGAGGAATCCGAGGGTGTTGCCGTACGCCGTGCGCGTAGGCATGGGGACCGCCGTCCGCAGGCAGCCGCCGTGAGAGCGCGGCGAACAGAAGCGCGAGCGCCAGCGCACCGAGGGTCGTCAGCCCCATCGAGACCAGACTGATCGGTCCGAAAGTGGCCAGAGAGGTGGGCAGGTTGAACACCCCGACACCGATGATCGTGCCGATGATCAGCGCGATGGCGACCGTGGGCCCGAAACTGCGCTGAGCTGAGTCGGAGGCCTGCGGCGATCCCGTACCGTCGTCCGACGCGTCCGGAGTCGTCATGACTCTCCCGTGACTCTGGTCATGCCACGCCGCCTCGACCGGTGCGATCCAGGCCATGCGTCGAGCCTCGTTGCGTGACGCGTATTGCGCAACCGCACGTAGGCAGGGTGTACGGCGTCCGGGTGAGCCGTCGGCCTCGCCCGTGAAGTTGTCGAGCTCCGCGATGCCCGCGACGCGAGTTATGCGGCCAAGCCCATGTCGAGGCTCTTGTGGCCCGGGCAGGTGAACTCGTACAGCCGCAACCCTAAGAACAGGAGCACCCCGCCATGGTGCGGGATCTGCAGTGCGCACCTCCCAACCGGCAGCACCATGCGTGCCTCAGTCGCGACAGAGGATCACCCGGTCGGCTGACATCGCCAGCCCATTCGTAGCGGCGCACGTGACTGCTCTGGATCCGGGCGGGCGGACCCAGTGTGTGCGGCCATGGGTGGATCGCCCGGGAATGCGAAGTTGCGATCCTCGCCCCGCCTGGAGGCTGTCCCGAGCACGGTCGCCGGCGAGTCGTTCCCCGGCCCCTGCTACCTCAGATCGCCGAGGTGCTTTCCCAACCCAAAGTCATCAACCGCACGACCATGAGCGTCCGGGAGGGCGATGCGCTCGCGGACCTCGGGTCCGGGGCGGCCACAGCCGGCTTCTCACGGCTCCCCGGGTCGTCGGGGCGTGGCAGCGTCCGGCTCCTGGCAGGTCGGCTCGCCGTCGACCGCGTGGCCTGGAGCGGTGCGGTAGGCGGCATTGAGAATCTTCCGCGCCTGGCGTTCGACCAGGATCGGGATGTATGTCCTGACCTTGGCATGGTGGAACGATTCGTACGCTTCCCTGACCGTGGCCTCGACGGTGACCGCGTCGACCGAGGCGTAGGCAGCCCTCAGTCGCGCCACCATGTTCAGGATGGACACCGGTTCGTCCTGAGAGCCGGGTGACGGGAGGTTCGGCGGCCCTACGGGATCGGCACCCTCCACCGGTCCGGGAGGGCGGTTCGGCCCTTCGGCGGGAAGGCAGCTGCCCACCTGAGGAGTCTGGTCTTCGACCGTCATGGCCATCGTGCCCCCATGTCCCACGACCTCCAGACCGCAGACCTCAGAACCGCGTA contains these protein-coding regions:
- a CDS encoding amino acid permease, giving the protein MPTRTAYGNTLGFLSAWSYWITAWAGNAAIAVGWVLYVEVFLNKGHNRFVSVLLVLVGLWLPALVNLAGARQMGLVQVVTTVLKFAALAFMATVGLFFVHGANYSPANISGESTAAAIGGGMPIGLFRYLGVETVAVAAGKVRDPDRNIPRPTVIGTLATAVVYVLSLVAVFGILPAQQLKNSTAPFSDAANAIFGGSWAGNIMAVAVIVSGLGALSVWTMICAEMPLAAAQDGLLPARFKQLSAKGVPAFGVVTSTALASVAVIVNYSGSGGTTAFTTLVLMTGITAAIPYALSAGAQIKWRLADRRQLQGARFAATW
- a CDS encoding three-helix bundle dimerization domain-containing protein — encoded protein: MSILNMVARLRAAYASVDAVTVEATVREAYESFHHAKVRTYIPILVERQARKILNAAYRTAPGHAVDGEPTCQEPDAATPRRPGEP